AGCTTCACGTTATCCAGAATGAAACTCTCCATACTTTTCACCTTATTCGCGATGGCATGCGTTTCACCTTCTTGGACGATGGCGAGCGATGTAACGCAGGTTTCGCTCGTCCAACTAATTGCCAATCCTGAAAAGTACCAAAACAAAACAGTCGCGGTTTTTGGATACATCCACGTTGGATTCGAAGACTCCGCATTGTTTCTCAGTGAAGAGCATTCAAAATATGGAGACACAAAAAGTGCCATTTGGGTATCTTACGCCGAGGCATCTGAATTCTCGATCTCCTACAATGACAATGGAATTTCTAGAACCTCAGATAAGCCGATGGAAGACCTAAAGCGTTTTGACAGAACTTGGGTAGGGCTGATGGGAAAGTTCAGTTTCGAGAAACTTGGAGACGGACACATGGGAATGTTCGCAGGTGATATCGAAGTTACCAAATTGGTTTCACATCTACCAATCGACACAATAGAAAAGAAGGATAACCAGTCAGCCCATACAACTCCGGCCATCGCTCCGCGATGACCTACGCGTATGGCTTTCACGTTGGACAAAAAAATAGAATGAACCCTTTTCAAACGGACTTCGAAGAGCAGTCACTCCAAACGCTCTACCGAAAAATGAAGAAAACTGCGATGGCACGTTTCAACAGTGCCGAACGCTTGAGGAGACATCAGACTTTTACCCTCTGGACTCTTTCTCTCTTTTCCGCTGGTTTGATCGTTTTGTCAGCGATCCCATCTTTTGGTATCCAAGTTGAAGCCAACGAAGAGACCTACACTTTTCTTCAGTTTATTCTCTCCCTTTTCGTCCTAGTCATCTCTCTGCTTTTAGCTTCGAGCAACTACGCACACAAAGCTGAAAAGACCCATCGATGCGCCTTGGAAATAAATGATCTCTGTCATGAGATATTACCCAAATGCAAAGAGAATCTCGATGACGATCTTTATCACACTACTCGATTCAAGTACTCGAATGTCCTGAATTCATACGACAATCACGAAGACTTAGATTTCGATTTAGTTAAGATTCAGCTTCCAGAAGAGTATTCACTTACGAAAAAACAGAAAATATTCATAAAACTGAAGTATTGGCTTACTTTCTGGATCCATGCCCTTCTCATACTTATTCTCCTTTCTGTGTTCTTCACAGTTTTCATAAAGAAAGAAGAGTCCAACCAGGCAGCCCATACAACTCCGGCCAGCGCTCCGCGCTGACCTACGCGTATGGCTTTCACGTTCTGCAAAAAATAGAAAATGCGAAAGATCGATCCAATTTCAATATGCGACGACTTCATCCATGAAATCGATGATTTGACCAATTTCTGGAGATCTTTCGACGCCAAAGCGTCGACAGCATCAGAGCGCACAATGCTAATCGAATTGGTTTTCCATCGTGGATACGTCGCAGTCGAAGCCTTTATCTCAGCATGGCTGCTTGGAGCGATCAACCGTGACTCGAGTCAGTTCCTCCTAACGAGAAAGCAAAGAATCACACAGTCTATAAATTCAAAATTCACAACTTGGGACGAGTCGCACATACACTATAACCCACCCAAACATCCAAAGGCGAACGAACTTGAAGAATTGATGGATCCAGACGGATGGAACGTCACATTCAAATCTTACGAGAAGTTGAAGGAAAGAGCCAGCGAATGGTTAAGCTCTACATATAAGTCGAAAGTAGACTCAGTACCCTCTCATCGTCGAAAAGTGATCGATGCAGCAAAAGCGATCAGAAACTGTATAGCACACCAAAGCAGATCTTCATTTGAGGACATGAAAGAGAGCTTAACCACTCTACCTGTGACGGGAGTATGCTCCAAGCTAAGGAGGAACGTTCGTTCTGTAAATAACGTCGGTACTTACCTGAAGTCAGTAAGCAAGGGACAAACCAGACTTGAACTATACTTTTCCGAGTTCAAAGAATTTGGTACAAACTTAAAATGAGGCAGAACCAGTCAGCCCATACAACTCCAGCCAGCGCTCCGCGCTGACTTCCGCGTATGGCTTTCACGTTGGAAAGAAATATGATTCGAATCACACATATCGTACTGGCAGTATTCTTACTCGCAGGATGTGCAGGTACCGATAGCATGCGCTCGCTTCAGCAGACGAGTCTAGACAGGACCACAAACTCAAAGATTGACCGACATGTGCAGTTCCTGGGCGAATCCGAGCAGAGAACATTAGACTCGAACGTGTATTTGTTCATCCACTCTGCTTCGATAATTTTTGCCTTGTCAGACGATATGCACCCAACGGTTGAAGAAATCGTATTGGATGATGGGGACATTGGAAACAAGATCGTATGGAAGAATGCACACGGTCCTGCAGAAGGAGAAGGCATGCGAGGAGGAGTAGCCTGCCCGATTTCAGAAGATGGTTATTTTCTAACAGCGTATCATGTGCTGGAAGATCGGATCACTTGGCTTTGGACCGAGCAAGTCGTGGGGGATACCGAAGGCGGAAGTGACCCTACGACAGTCCACCTATTTGGGAAGCTTAGGATTGTTTATGCCGACAAGAAACAAGATTTCGCAATTGTGAAAGCTGACTACAAAGTCAGGCACTATTTAGAAATTCGTGAGTCGCCCCTACAGAAAGGTGAAGAGGTCTTCGGAGGTGGACCATGGCACAATACTGGAGCAGGTGTTATCCAATCTGAATCGAGAATCGATTCATACGACTTAGAAGAGATAGATCAGTACAGAAGGATCTATACTTCTGTTCCATTGGCAAAAGGAGACAGTGGTTCCCCTTTAGTCGATAAGAAAGGAAACCTAATAGGAGTAAATACCGCAGGATCCCATCTTAAACCTTGGATTTTCTCAATGGCTACGATGCCTGACAAGGCGTCAATCATGGGAATAATTGAAAAAGATAGAATTTCCAACCAGTCAGCCCATACAACTCCGGCCAGCGCTCCGCGCTGACCTACGCGTATGGCTTTCACGTTCTCTGAAAAATAATGAACGAAGCACTGTCAGCGACATTTCAAGTTATCCTCGTATTACTTCCGATAGTGGCCGCTGTTGTCGTTTGGAAAAACAAAGAGCCAAAGAAAAGACGATGGTTACTCTCCCTTCTAGCTACCTCCTTATTCGGATACCTGATTCTGCTATTCAACTCGACACTCGTTGATGACAGTTTGAGAGAAAAGATTCTAGAGTTTGATTTGGACCAAAACGGAACCTTCTCCGAAGAAGAAAAGACACCAGAGTTCAAAGAAATGGCAGAGAGACTGACGAGCGACACAGCACGAAGACTAGCACCGATCACAGGAATTATCCTCTACCCTATCTACTCAGCTTTTTGTCATTTCCCACTGTTTGTTATTACGATCTTAAAAAGAAGAAAAAATAGAGAGAACCAGGCGGCCCATACAACTCCGGCCAGCGCTCCGCGCTGACCTGCGCGTATGGCCTACACGTTAGGAGAATCAAATGAGTAGACGTTGGCATATTTCGTTCTTCATAAGCGGAGACGAGTTTGCTCCCAGCAAATTAAACATCCCCTTCACCGAATCGAACGATCCTGGCGACATAGCGAAAACCGGAAGGTTTAAGGGAAAGCCGAGGCCATACGGTAGTGCTTGGTACGTCACTCCTGAACACCTGAATCCTTCAGAATCGTTTGCCCACCTACTCGAAGTATTCGAATCAAGACTAGATGATTTGAGGTTGGTTGGTGCCACCGATTGGCATATATCGGTGAATCGAGAGTACTACGCTCAATGTAACGAGAGTTTTTCACGTGAAGACCTTGAAATGATCCTCAGATTGGAATGTGGATTCGACTATTCAGCTTTCACGATAACTGAAGAAGAAGAGCAAAAGATTGATCAGGAAGATGAAGGTAGAAACAAAGAAGATTAATCCTAACCAGTCAGCCCATACAACTCCGGCCAGCGCTCCGCGCTGACCTACGCGTATGGCTTTCACGTTCTGAAAAAATGAAGAATCCAAAGTTAACGGCAGCAAACACGATGCTCATTGTCGAGAACGTCAAAAAGACCGCAGAGTTCTATCGTGATAAGCTAGGTTTCGCGATAGACTTCGTTTTCGAAAAGAACGATGAAGATTCAGTTCCCTTCGCTTGTGTCAGAAAAGACAGTTATGCGGTTTATTTCGAAAGTTACCCGTCATTCAACAAAGATTATGAAAACTTCGTAGACGTAAAGGTGAAGTGTGGGATCTATTTCAAGGTAGACGATGTAGACGCACTCTATGAAGAATTAAAACAAAGAGACGTATCCTTTGTTTGGACACCCACAACACAGGCATACGGAAATCGAGATATGAAGATCCTCGACAATAATGGATACCAAATCCTGTTCGGGACAGATGTTGAAAACAAATAATCAGAACCAGTCGGTCGATACAACTCCGGCAAGCGCTCCGCGCTAGCCTCCGTGCATCACCTCGACGTTCTGCAGTAAAAGATGAACCCAACGATTGAATACAGGATTCCTACCCTTCTCGAATACAACGATCTTCGCGAAGAGGTTGGCTGGGGCATTCCTGATTCATCAGCCACTCTTGAATCTCTAAAGAACGCTTTGCACACGGTTTGCCTGAAGTTGGACGAAGAGTTGATTGGAATCGGAAGGATCGTTGGCGACGGTGGCCTCTTCTTCTACGTCCA
This window of the Pelagicoccus sp. SDUM812003 genome carries:
- a CDS encoding SLATT domain-containing protein, with protein sequence MNPFQTDFEEQSLQTLYRKMKKTAMARFNSAERLRRHQTFTLWTLSLFSAGLIVLSAIPSFGIQVEANEETYTFLQFILSLFVLVISLLLASSNYAHKAEKTHRCALEINDLCHEILPKCKENLDDDLYHTTRFKYSNVLNSYDNHEDLDFDLVKIQLPEEYSLTKKQKIFIKLKYWLTFWIHALLILILLSVFFTVFIKKEESNQAAHTTPASAPR
- a CDS encoding serine protease; the encoded protein is MIRITHIVLAVFLLAGCAGTDSMRSLQQTSLDRTTNSKIDRHVQFLGESEQRTLDSNVYLFIHSASIIFALSDDMHPTVEEIVLDDGDIGNKIVWKNAHGPAEGEGMRGGVACPISEDGYFLTAYHVLEDRITWLWTEQVVGDTEGGSDPTTVHLFGKLRIVYADKKQDFAIVKADYKVRHYLEIRESPLQKGEEVFGGGPWHNTGAGVIQSESRIDSYDLEEIDQYRRIYTSVPLAKGDSGSPLVDKKGNLIGVNTAGSHLKPWIFSMATMPDKASIMGIIEKDRISNQSAHTTPASAPR
- a CDS encoding VOC family protein — encoded protein: MKNPKLTAANTMLIVENVKKTAEFYRDKLGFAIDFVFEKNDEDSVPFACVRKDSYAVYFESYPSFNKDYENFVDVKVKCGIYFKVDDVDALYEELKQRDVSFVWTPTTQAYGNRDMKILDNNGYQILFGTDVENK